The Ornithodoros turicata isolate Travis unplaced genomic scaffold, ASM3712646v1 Chromosome36, whole genome shotgun sequence genome contains a region encoding:
- the LOC135373931 gene encoding uncharacterized protein LOC135373931, with translation MQEYLESLRERYRLLLRSPPGAARRAHLRAQSLAGPGVVQYLQSTRHSHSSQCPPHSLRRRDGSLAEYPGEVIRGFEEFFRNLYTSCPVDVAGTDSFLDGLLTLSDVDRVSLELPLTIEELDTAVTTAASGTSPGPDGLPVEFYVTFWPLLRRFFLGVLQTSLSGEPFPESFGFGHIIVLPKNSGDHADPENWRPITLLNCDYKFLTAILAKRIQSVLPSVIHSSQTCGVPGRSMYGTLSGLRDILRYATATSVPSRGCLLSLDQAKAFDGVEHAYMLAVLQAYGFPSWICGVIRRLYNHHRSRIFMLHRFSDEFTVTRRVRQGCPLSPALFTLVIDPLLWAIDTDTHIHGIPLPISGTWKVAAYADDVTVLLRDAGSVDEVLRVYDAYAVISGELLNYRKTKLMPLGDWASYLLLPFSCATSLKILGVVFDRHGPTTSNWTTALQDLCSRCKASDAYALSYLACISGSECLLWPSYLLILPFCPSFGGSGEGGLALPDMSLMSKGIALNTVLQILRGEPSPTQVLLKYWMGPLARDLLPEAYDPSFPAARSPQRFHATVHAYRRKLESLSVSVSAPSRMSQAVLWSEVQVSANWIGRLQQVRTVRWASAIGSWLPAPLRDVVWNFAWGIHPTRDRLQTWNLTPTDNCVETNYHVLFDCRIARISWRHTNIICPVPLHRRQSCHRISALLTACGAQVLWAARCKAVAQRLRNIPVFLLVRKLRVSVVAILQQVLFALGEDGFWRRWRDHPSVVIQDAYVSIVGALP, from the exons ATGCAGGAATACCTGGAGTCCCTTCGTGAGCGCTATCGTCTCCTCCTTCGGTCGCCTCCAGGCGCCGCGCGAAGAGCTCACCTCAGAGCGCAAAGTCTTGCCGGGCCCGGCGTAGTGCAGTATCTCCAAAGTACTCGCCACTCCCACAGCAGCCAATGTCCTCCGCACTCCTTACGCCGTCGTGATGGATCCTTAGCAGAATATCCGGGTGAAGTCATACGTGGCTTTGAGGAGTTCTTTCGAAATCTCTACACAAGCTGTCCAGTGGACGTTGCCGGTACAGATTCCTTTCTTGATGGACTGCTGACGCTTTCCGATGTGGACCGGGTCTCTCTCGAACTGCCGTTGACTATTGAGGAGCTCGACACCGCGGTGACCACTGCAGCTTCTGGAACAAGTCCCGGCCCTGATGGACTGCCGGTCGAGTTTTACGTTACGTTCTGGCCTCTTCTCAGACGGTTCTTTCTTGGCGTTCTTCAGACGAGCCTAAGCGGAGAGCCCTTCCCAGAGTCGTTTGGTTTTGGACACATAATTGTTTTGCCCAAGAATAGCGGTGACCATGCTGACCCAGAAAATTGGCGGCCCATTACTCTCCTGAACTGTGACTATAAGTTCCTGACCGCGATATTGGCCAAGCGAATCCAGAGTGTCTTGCCATCCGTCATACATTCTTCACAAACGTGCGGTGTGCCAGGTAGGAGTATGTATGGCACTCTTTCTGGTTTGCGCGACATTCTGCGTTATGCTACGGCTACGTCTGTGCCATCGCGGGGCTGCTTGTTATCACTCGACCAGGCGAAAGCTTTTGATGGTGTCGAGCATGCGTACATGCTCGCTGTGCTTCAGGCGTACGGGTTTCCATCATGGATCTGTGGTGTCATTAGACGACTGTACAACCACCACCGTAGCCGCATCTTCATGCTGCACCGCTTCTCTGATGAGTTCACCGTAACCAGACGTGTCCGACAGGGCTGCCCTCTTTCTCCCGCCTTGTTTACACTGGTTATTGACCCTCTTCTATGGGCCATCGATACAGACACGCACATTCACGGCATCCCGCTTCCAATCTCTGGAACGTGGAAGGTGGCTGCTTACGCAGATGACGTTACGGTTCTACTGCGTGATGCTGGTTCGGTTGATGAGGTCCTACGCGTCTATGATGCATATGCAGTCATCTCGGGAGAGTTACTCAACTATCGGAAGACCAAGCTCATGCCTCTCGGAGATTGGGCTTCCTATTTGTTACTGCCCTTCTCGTGCGCTACATCCCTTAAAATATTAGGTGTTGTGTTCGATCGTCACGGTCCTACAACCTCAAACTGGACGACTGCACTGCAAGATCTCTGCTCCAGGTGTAAAGCTTCTGATGCATACGCGCTGTCCTATCTAGCGTGCATATCTGGCTCGGAGTGTCTTCTGTGGCCG TCATACCTGCTCATACTGCCCTTCTGTCCTTCCTTTGGAGGAAGCGGCGAG GGTGGACTGGCCCTACCTGACATGAGCCTGATGAGCAAAGGGATTGCCCTGAACACCGTCCTGCAGATACTTCGTGGTGAGCCATCGCCAACGCAAGTGCTCCTAAAGTACTGGATGGGTCCATTAGCGCGAGACCTTTTGCCAGAGGCATATGATCCATCATTCCCAGCGGCGCGATCTCCGCAGCGTTTCCATGCTACTGTTCATGCTTATCGTCGCAAACTGGAGTCTCTCTCTGTGTCCGTGAGTGCCCCATCACGAATGTcccaagcagttttatggagcGAAGTGCAGGTCAGCGCAAACTGGATTGGACGCCTTCAGCAGGTTAGAACAGTTCGATGGGCGTCAGCCATAGGTTCGTGGCTCCCTGCTCCCTTGCGTGACGTGGTGTGGAACTTTGCATGGGGCATCCATCCCACGCGGGACCGCCTTCAGACATGGAACTTGACCCCGACGGACAATTGTGTCGAGACGAACTACCACGTGCTTTTTGACTGTCGGATTGCAAGAATTTCTTGGCGGCATACGAACATCATATGCCCAGTGCCCTTACATCGTCGACAGTCCTGCCACCGGATTAGCGCACTTTTAACGGCTTGCGGGGCACAGGTTCTGTGGGCAGCGCGCTGCAAAGCTGTGGCACAACGTCTGCGGAACATCCCTGTTTTCCTATTGGTGCGGAAATTGAGAGTTAGCGTAGTCGCCATCCTGCAGCAGGTCCTCTTCGCGCTGGGGGAGGATGGCTTCTGGCGTCGATGGCGTGATCACCCTtccgttgtcattcaggatgcgTATGttagcatcgttggtgcacttCCATAA